CTATCTTGCTTTGAGAGATCTCCATACAATAATTTCTGCTACAGTTTATAGTTTACAACTTGCAAAAGGCAACCGCTCAAAAGCCATCACTGAAAAGACTTCAAGGAACTATCACTGTATGAGTTCAAATACCTGAAATCTGAATAGCATTTTGCTcacgccccccccccccccccccaaaaaaaagtGGGGAGTCAATGGAAGTATTCATTATGGGAATGCAATTGCTTTTTACATTTTTCTGTTACTtcaccaaaatcaaaatttaattatCCACACCTGTTTGAAGTGAAGGATAAGAGGAGTCACATGCAATTTAAAGTTTTTCATTTCAAAACTTTAAGATCAAAGCCCAACACAcaacaaaagtgtcaaaaaagccaTTCAAGGAATTCAATGAAGCAACAATTGGTACCGTATAAAAGCAGCCATAAACTCGAGAACCTTGACCAATTTGAAAGATCATTTGATGTAGCTGAAATAACTAAATTCTAGGCCATTTGATCAAGGAGTGAATTTATCCTGGTTCTCCTAATTGTAAATTCACTTAATTTATATTCTATTTTTTCTACTCTCTATAAACCCCATCAAAGACAGCAAGAAGTTGAGCAAGGGAAGATACTCTACATGGAGTTATATCTTCTATATTTACTGTTGAACAAACACGATGATTCTCCACAGTTAAACCACTGCCAATACAAGAGTTGAATACAACACTATACAACTATACAAGTCCATGTGTTAATGGCAGTTTAAAGTGATATTGAAACGGTGATTTGGTTTCCTCAAGACAACATAAAAATGCAAATTGAAGTTTCCTATGATATTTGGTAAACCTCATCACAAACTAAACTTCCAAAGGAAGTAAAATTAATCAACCAAAAACCGGTAGTAGTACCAGCCACATCATTTGCTGGGTATCCCAAATTGATTATCCACATTCACGAAACAAATTATAAACAATTGCCAAAAAAATTGAATACAATCATAAAGGACGAGTAAGAAAACCTGTAGGAGAAGACCAGGCAGCATGAAGAACAGACTTTTCCTGAACATTAGAGCAAAATCCAACAGTGATTTTGTTGAGATCACCGCGAAGAACAGAGCCATTCCAAACGGAAGCACCATCACAGACAGTAACCTGACCAGCAAGGACAACATTAGGAGCAACATAGGCATCAACAGCGATTTTAGGGTTCCATTGACCTAAAGGAATCATCAATCTCTGTCCTCTATAGTCCCACTTCACTCGATCTGGATTTTCAACTATCTCTCGCTTCGGAGATTGCTGGTGAGTTTCCACGGCGGCGGAGGCGGCCGATGAAAAAGAGCGGAGAGGACGGTGGTGATTGTGTTGTTGAGGGGAGATTGAAAACGAGGGAATAagttttagggtttttcttGAAAATCTAGCTAACGTCGCCATTGTTGAAGTACAGGAAAAGAGAGTTTGTATTGTGGAGCCTGAATACGGGTTTTCTTCAAAGGGCAGCGGACAGGGTGTGTTTTGCGGTGTTATGATTTCGAAAGAGTAGACCGGTCACCGgtgacaagaaaaaaaaaatacatatttagacaattaagaaaaattatgtatatataattcatttgatttttattaattcaattgatttttactaattgaaattcattttacttatcagaattgatttttattgattattaattttaaagattGTTAGTAAGTTTTACTTATAAATTATCGTTTAATTGTACTGATTACAATTGGTTTATATTGATTGTAAATGATTTTTATTGACAGCAACAAATCTAaacaaaactaattttttaatgattacttattttttaaatgtgaCTAAATTGAGTCTTAATTTGTTAAATGGTGTCGATATTCTaaataaattgttaataatttaCTTAAGAAGATAGAATAATAAAACATGAAGTTAAGAATAGTTTGTAATGTCCTTATATGTCTTTTTTCATGTCAATCAACTTTCAACTTTCAactgtcaattaaattttaCCAAATAACTTAAATAACTAGCACTAGCTATGGATTATTGTGCTTATAGGCCTTTGCCCTTTGACTATAAATAGGTCACTCATATAACTTCATTTCATTTAAGTTATGATTACTTGAGATGATTAGTATAAACTTTTAATTGTGCGAGTTTAATTTTAGACttaataaagttataaatatacACAAATGTGAAGAATTGcgaaatataaaaaacatttcaAATGCAAATGAATAATGATGAACAACAACTAAAAATGATGAAAGATTGTTCGTGAAGTCTTACGAAAATTAACACGTTGTTAAGTGTGATTTTATTAATCGATCTGATATCCTTGATATCCCATTAATAAATCAAAGTATATATGGAGACACTAAAAATACTCTTAACAATGTTAGtggatttattttctttgtaatAATTAACATGGAAAATCCCTAACACTAAAATTTGTTATGCTATAATGGTTAATCACTAACATTATCATCAATTTATATCTTTTTTGTGAAACTACTTACAGTAACCACTAACATTCTAGCAATTTTCATCTATTATGTAGTTTTTAAATTgaattgtctttataatttcaCTATGTTTTTATCTTTTAACAATAATTAcctaatttcttttattattatccATAAATCATTTTCATCCATGTAAAATTTCTTCCACTTAATTTTTGAAATCGTTTTCactaattaagaataatataataatactatATGTTACTCCTTCCACACGAAAAATAGCCCCTAAGTAGATATGTTGTGAAAATCAAGAATAAATGTGATAAAAATTGTATATTTTATGGAAAAGCGTGAGAAATATGTGgacaacataaaaaaataagttaaatgtgtcaatgaaaattaaagaaaagggTGAGTAAATGTAACACCCCTGTCCCTCGTAccgccggtgactactcatggagactgtatgCTGaccccacagaccaacacaagtaaTCCAGCGTACTTTggtctcactcgtgcgcacctaggaaaacttcccaggagatcacccatcctaagattgctccccaccaagcacgcttgaCTGTGGACTTGTTAGCAAATGAGCTCccatgaaaaaaaatatgaatagtctatcaatccttttttaaGCATATCTGGGGTATCACTGTAAATGCCAAAAATAAAACGAGACAAATTTAGTTGAACGGACTAAAAGAAAACAAGACAATTTTTAGAACACAaagattattatttaaaatataatggaCAAAGACCCTATTTCATTCAACTTACAAAAATTAAGTAACTAAGTAAAAATAAGTTTCAAAtagtaaaatcaaattttatctGCAcaaatcatttataataaattaaaataaattttaatcagtaaaaatcaatttcaatcaataaaaataattcttaatcagtaaaataaaactaagttatggtttataactaaaaattaattacaatcattaaaagttagtttcattTAGTAAAAACCAAATACAATTCATTTTAATtcgtaaaaaattaattattataatcaatgaaaatcagtaaaatcataaaaatctGATAAATTACAAAAGGTC
This Amaranthus tricolor cultivar Red isolate AtriRed21 chromosome 13, ASM2621246v1, whole genome shotgun sequence DNA region includes the following protein-coding sequences:
- the LOC130798248 gene encoding gamma carbonic anhydrase-like 2, mitochondrial, which encodes MATLARFSRKTLKLIPSFSISPQQHNHHRPLRSFSSAASAAVETHQQSPKREIVENPDRVKWDYRGQRLMIPLGQWNPKIAVDAYVAPNVVLAGQVTVCDGASVWNGSVLRGDLNKITVGFCSNVQEKSVLHAAWSSPTGLPAETSIDRFVTVGAYCLLRACSIEPECIIGQHSILMEGSLVETHSILEAGSVVPPGRRIPTGELWAGNPARFVRTLTHEETLEIPKLAVAINDLSKSYFSEYLPYSTVYLEVEKLKKKLGINI